The proteins below come from a single Actinomycetota bacterium genomic window:
- a CDS encoding secondary thiamine-phosphate synthase enzyme YjbQ, which yields MPIVTVSTHHLSLSTRGDNDVRDITGEVAKAVRDSGVRNGIATVSVPGSTAGVTAIEYEPGMIRDLQEFLERLAPTNAPYHHNHGGDSNGHAHVRSAFIGASLTVPLVDGELVLGTWQQIVLVDFDDRPRKREVLVQLVGE from the coding sequence ATGCCGATCGTGACGGTCTCGACGCATCACCTGTCGCTATCCACGCGCGGCGACAACGACGTCCGCGACATCACCGGCGAGGTCGCAAAGGCCGTCCGAGACAGCGGCGTTCGGAACGGCATCGCGACCGTGTCCGTGCCCGGCTCGACCGCCGGGGTGACGGCCATCGAGTACGAGCCTGGGATGATCCGGGACCTTCAAGAGTTCCTCGAGCGCCTGGCTCCGACGAACGCCCCCTACCACCACAACCACGGCGGCGACTCGAACGGCCACGCCCACGTGCGCTCCGCCTTCATCGGCGCGTCGCTCACGGTTCCGCTCGTCGACGGGGAGCTCGTGCTCGGCACCTGGCAACAGATCGTGCTGGTGGACTTCGACGACCGCCCTCGCAAGCGCGAGGTGTTGGTGCAGTTGGTCGGCGAGTAG